TATATCTAATAGTTCAGAAGAACACATAACTCAAAATTTGAATGAGCAAGTAGATACTCCCTCACAAAAAGAAGATTCCCatattgggaaggaagaagaaattccaGATAGTTCTAAGAGTAATCTGGGCTCTAAAAAAACAGGTTCTAAGAAGAAATCCTCACAATCTGAAGGCACCTTTCTTGCTTCAGAATCTGATGAAGATTCTGTACGGACTTCCTCAAGTCAAAGATcacatgatttaaaattttcaacaggcattgaaaaggaaagagattcaAAAAAGAGCTTAGCACCTTTAAAAAGTGAGGATTTAGGGAAATCTTCACGATCTAAAACAGAgagagatgataaatattttagctaCTCAAAACTTGAAAGAGATACTCGGTATATATCTTCTCGATGTAGATCAGAGAGAGAGCGAAGGCGGAGCAGATCTCGTTCTAGATCTGACAGAGGCTCCAGAACTAGTTTATCCTATTCCCGGTCGGAACGATCCCATTATTACGACTCTGATCGTCGCTACCATAGGAGTTCACCTTATCGAGAGAGGGCACGCTATTCCCGGCCGTATACAGATAACAGAGCTCGAGAGAGTTCTGACTCAGAAGAGGAGTATAAGAAGACCTATTCAAGGCGTAcctcctctcattctttctcttacaGAGACCTAAGGACATCATCATCCTATTCTAAATCTGATCGGGACTGCAAAACTGAGTCCTCTTACttggagatggagaagagaggaaagtatTCTTCTAAACTAGAAAGAGAATCCAAAAGGACTTCAGAAAGTGAAGCAATGAAAAGATGTTGTACTCCCCCTAATGAACTGGGATTCCGACGGGGGTCGTCCTATTCCAAGCATGATAACAGTGCTTCCCGTTATAAATCTGCCCTTTCAAAATCTATATCCAAgtctgataaatttaaaaattctttctgttGTACAGAATTAAATGAGGAAATCAAACCGTCTCATTCTTTTAATTTACAGGCTCCTTGTTCAAAAGGTAGTGAATTAAGAATGATTAGTAAAattcctgaaagagaaaagactggATCTCCATCTCCATCAAATCGATTAAATGATTcacctacttttaaaaagctagatgaatcccttatttttaaatctgaatttataGGACATGATAGCCATGATAGTATTAAGGAATTAGACTCTTTATCTAAAGCAAAGAATGATCAATTAAGAAGTTATTGTCccatagaattaaatataaatggatctCCTGGGGCAGAATCTGATTTGGCAACATTTTGCACTTCTAAAACTGATACTGTTTTGATGTCTTCTGATGACAGTGTGACTGGATCGGAGGTATCCCCTTTGGTCAAAGCATGCATGCTTCCATCAAATGGATTTCAGAATATCAGTAGATGTAAAGAGAAAGACTTGGATGATACTTGCATGCTGCATAGTAAGTCAGGAAGCCCATTTAGAGAAGCAGAACCTCCGGTATCGccacaccaagataaactcatgTCTTTGCCAGTTATGACTATAGATTATTCCAAAACCGTAATTAAAGAACCAGTTGATATGACAGTTTCTTGCTGTAAAACCAAAGATTCAGATATATACTGTACTTCAAATGACAACCCTTCTTTGCATCATTCTGAAGCTGAAAAGATTGAGCCTTCAGTTATGAAGATTTCTTCAAATAGCTTTATGAATGTGCATTTGAAATCAAAAACAGTAATATGTGATAACAGAACTCTGACAGATCAGCACTCAAAATTTGCATGTGAAGAATATAAACAGAGTGTTGGTAGCACTAGTTCAGCTGCTGTTAATCATTTCGATAATTTATATCAACCTATAGAGAGTTCAGGCATTGCTTCATCTCTTCAGAGTCTTCCACCAGGAATAAAAGTGGACAGTTTGACTCTCCTGCAATGTGGAGAGAACACCTCTCCAGTTTTGGATGCTGTGCTGAAGAGTAAAAGTTCAGAGTTTTTAAAGcttgcagagaaagaaacagtagAAGTAGGTAGCGGCCTTCCTGATTCAGGAAGGGGATTTGCTTCTTGGGAAAATAGGCATAATAATGGGTTATCTGGGAAAGGTGTGCAAGAGGTTCAAGAAGAAGGGAATTCCTTATTACCTGATAGAAGAGGAAGATCAGAAATCTCTTTAgatgaagaaggaggaagaggacatGCACATACTTCTGATGATTCAGaagttgtattttcttcttgtgaCTTGAATTTAACCATGGAAGACAGCGATGGTGTAACATATACCTTAAAATGTGACAGTAGTGGTCATGCCTCAGAGATTGTATCTACTGTCCATGAAGATTATTCTGGTTCTTCTGAAAGTTCAAGTGATGAAAGTGACTCTGAAGATACAGATTCTGATGATAGCAGTATTCCAAGAAACCGTCTTCAGTCTGTTGTGGTAGTGCCAAAGAATTCTACTTTGCCCATGGAAGAAACGAGTCCTTGTTCTTCTCGGAGCAGTCAGAGTTACAGACACTATTCTGACCACTGGGAAGATGAGAGATTGGAGTCAAGGAGACATTCATATGAGGAAAAATTTGAGAGTGTAGCAAGTAAACCCTGTTCTCAAACCGAGAAGTTCTTCCATCataaagggacagagaaaaatcTGGAAGTTTCTTTCACACAGCCCAGCAGAAAACAAATAGATAACCACCTGTCTGAAATGGCTCATCCTCAGAGTGATGGGGTTGATAGTACAAGTCATACAGATGTGAAATCTGACTTTCTAGGTCATCCAAATTCTGAGGAAACCACAAAAGCCAAAATAGTTTCTAGGCAGCAAGAAGAGCTGCCAGTTTATTCTTCTGATGATTTTGAGGATGTCCCAAATAAGTCTCGGCAACAAATCACTTTCCCTAACAGGCCAGATAGTAGACTGGGAAAAACAGAGttgagtttttcttcctcttgtgaGCTCTCCCGAGTGGATGGTTTCCACTCATCAGAAGAGCTCAGAAACCTAGGGTGGGAATTCTCTCAACAAGAAAAGCCTACTACCACATATCAGCAACCTGACAGCAGCTATGGAGCCTGCGGTGGACACAAGTATCAGCAAAGTGCAGAACATTATGGCGGGACACGGAATTACTGGCAAGGCAATGGCTACTGGGATCCAAGATCAGCAAGTAGACCTCCTGGAACTGGGGTTGTATATGATCGAATTCAAGGGCAGGTACCAGATTCCTTAACAGATGATCGTGAAGAGGAGGAGAATTGGGATCAACGTGGAGGATCTCATTTTTCAAGCCAGTCCAATAaattttttctatcccttcagaAGGACAAGGGGTCAGTGCAAGCACCTGAAATAAGCAGCAATTCCATTAAGGACTCTTTATCTATGAACGAAAAGAAGGATCTTtcaaaaaacttagaaaaaaatgatatgaaagaTAGAGGGCCTCCTAAAAAAAGGAGACAGGAATTGGAGAGTGATTCTGAAAGTGATGGTGAACTTCAGGACAGAAAGAAAGTTCGAGTGGCGGTGGAGCAGGGGGAAACGGCAGTGCCCCTAGGCTCAGCACTGGTTGGGCCTTCTTGTGTCATGGAGGACTTCAGGGACCCACAGCGATGGAAAGAATGTGCCAAGCAAGGGAAGATGCCTTGTTACTTTGATCTGattgaagaaaatgtttatttaacagAAAGGTAAGTTTGCCTAATACTTTTCCAACAAATTTTAACCACTTTTTGTTAAGAAAATTAGCTTTCAACAGTTTGGAATATATGAAGTCAATAGTTCATATTAGTTTTGTGATaagatatacattaaaaaaaatctaaaaagtatttACCTATTTAGATCATGTCATGGTGTCCTTCCCTCGGTAtatccttcccccagcccctcagaaggtttttttgggtggggggagtCTCATTACCTCTTTGGTTCTGAAAGTATGATGTAGGCCAGccctatttttcttaaattccttttacATGTGaaattgtgattaaaaaaaatgaaacaaaatcccAGCAAAATAGTCAGctcttagagaagaaaaaagtagttgtgctggattttttttttcttttcaaaaatgctCAGAATTAAGTGTCTTTGAAAGGTACTTTATAAAGCTGGAACTAGATTAGAACACTGTTATCTGTCTAGTTTTTAAATCTATTGCTAATAGATTAAATTTGGCAATAGCATAGccagtattttagaaataaatggtaaaacagtttactacagttttctttttttttttttttaatattttatttatttattcatgagagacacagaaagggagagaaggagagagagagagagagacaggcagagggagaagcaggctccatgaagggagcccgacgtgggactcgatcccaggtctccaggatccaggccctgggctaaaccactgagccacccgggctgccctactacAGTTTTCTAACATGAAATAGGTATAAGGAGAATAGAAGTAATGAAAACATATTCCTCCAGAGCAGAGCTCCACAGCCTGCTTTCCTTCACCTGTTCTTGGCAGTCTTCTCATTTTCCcaatataaatatgtgttgaatgtgcctttaaaaaaaaaaaaaatctgtagtatTCGAACCCTTTAccttttccttttggaaatttcTCTGTTTAAGTATCTACCTAGCCATCATCTCTTTCagtgttaaaaaattttttttataatgaaagttTTTCACTGTGGTTAAGGTAAAGTTGAAGTTAGGTCACATGAgaagtttttcatatttaaacaaaaaacttttttggggtgctgggtggctcagtctgttgagggtctgactcttggtttcaactcaggtcatgatctcagggttgtgagatagagccccgtgtcaggctctgcagtgggcatggagtctgtttgagattccctctccctctccctctgcatgtgtgcattctttctttctcaaaaaacacatctttaaaaataaaaccctcttTGTGATATAGAAAGCCTCTTACAGTTATATTCATTTGTATCTAGTAAATTaggtttaaatttaaaatattgaatatgttaAGTAGTAGTTTTTAGGAATTGTGTGAGTACATTGATACAATCTCCAGAGTCTTTGTAAAAGACTAGAAGTAAAACTAATTAACCCCATCCTCTGGGATTTACTCAGCAGTGAGATCCAGATACATATAAGACCATACATATAGATATGGTAGATGGGAACATTGGAGAGCCTTTTTGGAGTGGGgagcatttatatatattcaacatttttaaagtacctaTTGTTATATGCTGGGCAGTTAGGAGCCACCAAGAAGACAAATTATTGTAAAATAGTTTTGAGTACAGTGAGAAAATTCTTTTTGTTATGTCTGATGAAAATAGGGTTACCTAAATCTGTGCCCATTAGTCCTAATCTGGCCTTATGgagcaataaataataaagctgCTGATTTTTCCAAATTACAGTTCTTACATACTTAGAAATAGATAGATATTTGGTTTATCTTAGTTCTGTTTCTTCAGGCTAGAAATATTCATACACTCATTAATGAATGGTACCTTGAATTGATCCAGATGAGTCATTCTTGTTACTCAAACTTAATTGAGGCTATCTGGAAACTCTTCAGGTACTTTATAAACTGGGACTATAATAGAACATATGTTGAAGATGAAAGCAGATTAGTTAGAGTATTAAGATAGCCACATAGAGCCTCTGTGCTCTTCACTGTCTGGTAGTTGGGAAGAGAGTCAGACTGCCGTAATCTTAAGAAGGagctctgggatgcctgggtggctcagtggttgagcatctgccttcggctcagggcgtgatcccatggtctggggattgagttccacatcaggctccctgagaggagcctgcttctccctctgcctgtgtctcagtgtctatttctctgcctttcttgtgaataaataaaatcttaaaaaaaaaaaaaaaaaaaagatctttatttttctttttgacaaggGTTAGAAAGAGAGTTCAACGTTTCAACATAAAGGCTAGGAAATaatcacattttgattttttttttaatttatttattcatgagagacacacacacacacagaagcagagacacaggcagtgagagaagcaggctcctcgcagggagcctgatgtggaacttgatccacacttcatgcagggagcccgacatgggactcgatcctgggtctccagggtcataccctgggctgaaggcaggtgctaaaccgctgaaccacccagggatcccacattttgaTTTTCCTTGCAAACTGTGGTGTAGATATTTATGAACCCATTCAGTTTTGAACAGTTTCCCTTTTTACCACCAAATCAGTCTGTGTTGAGAAAGTTTAGCCCTCTGATATTCTCTGTAACACCTGGTTATTTGTAATGCAGTTctgtaaattatacttttttttttaatcattcagcTTTTCTTTAAACAAGATTTTAGAAACACAGTGTTACTGAAAGATTCTCTGAAAGATTTACTgagttaaaaactattttttaagagtgCCTATGTAGCTCAGTCTGTTAGATGTCTGacttggtatcagctcaggtcataatctcagggttgtgagattgagcctcgctTTGAGCTCTGTGCTaagcgtggagcctacttaagattctctctccctctgcccctccccccttgcatgtgtgctctctctgctctctaaaaaaaaaaaaaagtatatatattttttatatattttcttcctcaaCCATTTCTTCATCCAGGATGACTGATTCTTCACTTTAATCAGCTGTGTCACTTTTTGATTGTCAtgagttttcctatttttttcctgagcCAAATGTGACAATTACATTGTGACAATTACATCTTAGATTGCTCAGAATTTGTGGCTTAGCTGACCTGGAAATGAGGGCTGAGTCCAAAATGTTAAACTTGAATGTACCCTATCTTCCCTTTTGCCAGGGCTACAGGTTGCTTCTTATTCTTATTGTGCCATGATAAGTCTTAGTGTTTTCAGTCTCACAGATGCTAGTGAAGAGAGGTTTTCCTCCTTTTGAATATTTGACTTAACCAGAATCATTAAATGTGAAACTAATGAGATTTAGCACATATTTGATTGTGTATGTTGTATCATTGGCAGATTTCTTAAACCAATTCTTGTGAAATTTTACCTACTAGAAAGAAGAATAAATCCCATCGGGATATTAAGCGAATGCAGTGTGAGTGTACACCTCTTTCTAAAGATGAAAGAGCTCAAGGTGAAATAGCATGTGGGGAAGATTGTCTTAATCGTCTCCTCATGATTGAATGgtaagtaaattaaaatgctCTCATTTTGCTCAATTGTTCTATTAAATGTctcaaaatagtaaaaag
This window of the Canis lupus dingo isolate Sandy chromosome 20, ASM325472v2, whole genome shotgun sequence genome carries:
- the SETD2 gene encoding histone-lysine N-methyltransferase SETD2 isoform X2; translation: MKQLPPQPPPKMGDFYDPEHPTPEEEENEAKIENVQKTGFIKGPMFKGVASSRFLPKGTKTKVNLEEQGRQKVSFSFSLTKKTLQNRFLTALGNEKQNDTPNSPAGPLQVDLTPKIKMDIGDTLSTTEESSPPKSRVELGKIHFKKHLLHVTSRPLLTTATAVASPSPPVVPLPAVIAESTTVDSPPSSPPPPPPPPQATIPSPPAPVTEPVALPHASIPVLMTAPVDVAARALKEPPITTVPESSEVDTKQDAISNSSEEHITQNLNEQVDTPSQKEDSHIGKEEEIPDSSKSNLGSKKTGSKKKSSQSEGTFLASESDEDSVRTSSSQRSHDLKFSTGIEKERDSKKSLAPLKSEDLGKSSRSKTERDDKYFSYSKLERDTRYISSRCRSERERRRSRSRSRSDRGSRTSLSYSRSERSHYYDSDRRYHRSSPYRERARYSRPYTDNRARESSDSEEEYKKTYSRRTSSHSFSYRDLRTSSSYSKSDRDCKTESSYLEMEKRGKYSSKLERESKRTSESEAMKRCCTPPNELGFRRGSSYSKHDNSASRYKSALSKSISKSDKFKNSFCCTELNEEIKPSHSFNLQAPCSKGSELRMISKIPEREKTGSPSPSNRLNDSPTFKKLDESLIFKSEFIGHDSHDSIKELDSLSKAKNDQLRSYCPIELNINGSPGAESDLATFCTSKTDTVLMSSDDSVTGSEVSPLVKACMLPSNGFQNISRCKEKDLDDTCMLHSKSGSPFREAEPPVSPHQDKLMSLPVMTIDYSKTVIKEPVDMTVSCCKTKDSDIYCTSNDNPSLHHSEAEKIEPSVMKISSNSFMNVHLKSKTVICDNRTLTDQHSKFACEEYKQSVGSTSSAAVNHFDNLYQPIESSGIASSLQSLPPGIKVDSLTLLQCGENTSPVLDAVLKSKSSEFLKLAEKETVEVGSGLPDSGRGFASWENRHNNGLSGKGVQEVQEEGNSLLPDRRGRSEISLDEEGGRGHAHTSDDSEVVFSSCDLNLTMEDSDGVTYTLKCDSSGHASEIVSTVHEDYSGSSESSSDESDSEDTDSDDSSIPRNRLQSVVVVPKNSTLPMEETSPCSSRSSQSYRHYSDHWEDERLESRRHSYEEKFESVASKPCSQTEKFFHHKGTEKNLEVSFTQPSRKQIDNHLSEMAHPQSDGVDSTSHTDVKSDFLGHPNSEETTKAKIVSRQQEELPVYSSDDFEDVPNKSRQQITFPNRPDSRLGKTELSFSSSCELSRVDGFHSSEELRNLGWEFSQQEKPTTTYQQPDSSYGACGGHKYQQSAEHYGGTRNYWQGNGYWDPRSASRPPGTGVVYDRIQGQVPDSLTDDREEEENWDQRGGSHFSSQSNKFFLSLQKDKGSVQAPEISSNSIKDSLSMNEKKDLSKNLEKNDMKDRGPPKKRRQELESDSESDGELQDRKKVRVAVEQGETAVPLGSALVGPSCVMEDFRDPQRWKECAKQGKMPCYFDLIEENVYLTERKKNKSHRDIKRMQCECTPLSKDERAQGEIACGEDCLNRLLMIECSSRCPNGDYCSNRRFQRKQHADVEVILTEKKGWGLRAAKDLPSNTFVLEYCGEVLDHKEFKARVKEYARNKNIHYYFMALKNDEIIDATQKGNCSRFMNHSCEPNCETQKWTVNGQLRVGFFTTKLVPSGSELTFDYQFQRYGKEAQKCFCGSANCRGYLGGENRVSIRAAGGKMKKERSRKKDSVDGELEALMENGEGLSDKNQVLSLSRLMVRIETLEQKLTCLELIQNTHSQSCLKSFLERHGLSLLWIWMAELGDGRESNQKLQEEIIKTLEHLPIPTKNMLEESKVLPIIQRWSQTKTAIPQLSEGDGYSSENTSRAHTPLNTPDPSTKLSTEADTDTPKKLMFRRLKIISENSMDSAISDATSELEGKDGKEDLDQLENVPIEEEEELQSQQLLTQQLPESKVESEITVEASKLPTTEPEADTEIEPKEGNGTKLEETIAEETPSQDEEEGVSDVESERSQEQPDKTVDISDLATKLLDSWKDLKEVYRIPKKSQTEKENTNMIHQLLKRKYELKIAINFLQRSVGSCLSKRWLSGRLRNNSSRCRPWE